From a region of the Methylomonas rapida genome:
- a CDS encoding YbgA family protein produces MDSILVGISSCLLGHQVRYDGAHKYHSYIERTLGQYFQFRAFCPEVEAGLGVPRPAVQLRDVAGQIRVVGVKDHALDVTESLEQVGERQHAWLQDLCGYILKKDSPSCGMERVKIYKNDIPVRHGVGVFAGYLAEHFPTLPIEEEGRLGDPVLRENFIQRVFIRHRWQQLCKQPLTAHALTRFHSRHKLIAMSHEQNRARELGRLLAEARPDNIQEIAERYIIELMACLKIPATRGNHVNVLQHIQGYLKTKLNSDDKQELVETIESYRLGLVPLIVPLTLLRHHFRKQPDAFIAESFYMTPHPAELSLLNEI; encoded by the coding sequence ATGGACAGCATCTTAGTCGGCATCAGCAGTTGTTTGTTGGGGCATCAGGTACGCTACGACGGCGCGCATAAATATCATAGTTATATAGAGCGCACCTTGGGGCAATATTTTCAGTTTCGCGCCTTTTGTCCGGAAGTCGAAGCGGGCTTGGGTGTTCCAAGACCGGCGGTGCAGTTGCGGGATGTGGCCGGCCAAATCCGGGTGGTTGGCGTCAAGGACCACGCTCTGGACGTTACCGAATCCCTGGAACAGGTGGGGGAACGCCAGCACGCGTGGTTGCAGGATTTATGCGGTTATATCCTGAAAAAAGATTCGCCGAGCTGCGGTATGGAACGGGTCAAGATTTATAAAAACGACATCCCGGTCCGCCATGGAGTAGGGGTGTTTGCAGGCTATTTGGCCGAACATTTTCCAACGCTGCCCATCGAGGAAGAGGGCCGTTTGGGCGACCCGGTATTGCGCGAGAATTTCATTCAGCGCGTCTTCATCAGGCATCGCTGGCAACAACTGTGCAAACAGCCACTGACCGCGCATGCCTTGACGCGTTTTCACAGCAGGCACAAGCTGATCGCGATGAGCCATGAGCAAAACAGGGCTCGGGAGCTCGGACGGCTGTTGGCCGAAGCGCGACCCGATAACATCCAGGAAATCGCCGAACGCTATATCATCGAGTTGATGGCCTGCCTTAAAATCCCCGCCACTCGCGGCAATCATGTCAACGTGTTGCAGCACATTCAAGGCTATTTAAAAACTAAGCTGAACAGCGATGACAAACAAGAGCTGGTCGAGACCATCGAAAGCTATCGTCTGGGCCTGGTGCCGTTGATCGTGCCATTGACCTTACTGCGCCATCATTTTAGAAAACAACCCGACGCGTTCATCGCCGAGTCGTTTTATATGACGCCGCATCCGGCCGAATTATCGTTGCTTAACGAAATCTAA
- a CDS encoding lipocalin family protein: MWRVLLICICSCLTACTGIPEGVRPISGFELDRYLGTWHEIARLDHSFERGLSEVTAEYSLRDDGGVKVINSGYDNEEKQRRSAEGKAYFVETPDIGRLKVSFFGPFYGAYNIIELDKENYQYVMIAGNSKDYLWILARTPTLPQNVLTRLVEQARALGFPTQDLIYLQPEH, translated from the coding sequence ATGTGGCGAGTTTTATTGATTTGCATTTGTTCCTGTTTGACGGCATGTACCGGGATACCGGAAGGCGTGCGGCCAATCAGTGGTTTTGAGCTAGATCGATATTTGGGTACCTGGCATGAAATCGCCCGTTTGGATCACAGCTTCGAGCGCGGTTTGAGCGAGGTGACCGCCGAATATAGTCTGCGCGACGATGGCGGCGTCAAGGTGATCAATAGTGGTTACGACAACGAGGAAAAACAGCGCCGATCCGCCGAGGGAAAAGCCTATTTCGTCGAGACACCGGATATAGGCCGCCTGAAGGTATCCTTTTTTGGGCCGTTTTATGGCGCTTACAACATCATAGAATTGGACAAGGAAAACTATCAATACGTGATGATTGCCGGCAACAGCAAGGATTATTTATGGATACTGGCGCGCACGCCGACGTTGCCGCAAAACGTTTTGACCCGGCTGGTCGAACAAGCCAGAGCCTTGGGCTTTCCGACCCAGGATTTGATTTATCTACAACCCGAGCATTGA
- a CDS encoding cryptochrome/photolyase family protein, which produces MNKPYSTSLFIFRRDLRLFDNTALNEALRQSEQVLACFIFDPRQIEPHPYQSQPGLQFMLEALEDLQRQFQASGARLHFFHDQPEAVVRQLQQRLSIQAVYVNRDYTPFSRQRDHALQQLCEQLQMPFHACADALLNEPEDVLKADGTAYQVFTAFYNRSRQIPVALPEALAEGRFHSDGSDDLPFIERFKKPHTHALPGGRQVALAKLDSLGACQHYGQQRDFPAMAATSDLSAYLKFGCCSIREAYYAVVEKLGAEHPLLRQFYWRDFFTHIGFHFPHVFGHAFHRRYDAIAWRNDSDEFNAWAEGRTGFPIVDAGMRQLNQTGAMHNRVRMIAASFLVKDLQISWRWGERYFARQLLDYDPSVNNGNWQWAASTGCDAQPYFRIFNPWLQQKKFDADCFYIKQWIPELRPYSAAVIHNWHKQPLACDYPAPMVEHGLRSQQTKALFQQATAT; this is translated from the coding sequence ATGAACAAACCTTATTCGACATCGCTGTTCATTTTTCGGCGCGATTTACGTCTGTTCGACAACACGGCATTGAATGAAGCGTTGCGCCAATCCGAACAGGTGCTGGCGTGCTTTATTTTCGATCCCAGACAAATCGAGCCCCATCCCTATCAAAGCCAACCTGGCCTGCAATTCATGCTGGAAGCCCTGGAAGATTTGCAACGGCAATTCCAGGCCAGCGGCGCGAGGCTGCATTTTTTCCACGACCAGCCCGAAGCGGTGGTGCGTCAATTGCAGCAGCGCCTGTCCATCCAGGCGGTTTATGTCAATCGCGATTACACGCCGTTCAGCCGTCAGCGAGACCATGCACTGCAACAATTGTGCGAACAACTGCAAATGCCGTTTCATGCTTGCGCCGATGCCTTGCTCAACGAACCGGAAGACGTGCTAAAAGCCGATGGTACGGCCTATCAGGTTTTTACCGCCTTCTACAACCGATCCCGGCAAATACCCGTAGCCTTGCCAGAAGCATTGGCCGAAGGGCGTTTTCATAGCGATGGCTCGGATGATTTACCATTTATCGAGCGCTTCAAGAAACCACATACCCATGCTTTGCCCGGAGGTCGGCAGGTTGCTTTAGCCAAATTGGACTCGCTAGGGGCTTGTCAACACTACGGCCAGCAACGCGATTTCCCGGCCATGGCCGCGACCAGCGATTTGTCGGCCTATCTGAAGTTTGGTTGTTGCTCGATACGGGAGGCTTATTATGCGGTGGTGGAAAAACTGGGCGCCGAACACCCCTTGTTGCGCCAGTTTTATTGGCGGGATTTTTTTACCCATATCGGCTTTCATTTTCCGCATGTGTTTGGGCATGCTTTTCACCGCCGTTACGATGCGATCGCCTGGCGTAACGATTCCGATGAATTCAACGCCTGGGCGGAGGGGCGCACCGGCTTTCCGATAGTCGATGCCGGCATGCGGCAATTGAACCAAACCGGCGCTATGCACAACCGCGTCCGCATGATAGCCGCGTCCTTCCTGGTCAAGGATTTACAAATCAGCTGGCGCTGGGGTGAACGTTATTTTGCTCGGCAGCTTCTGGATTACGATCCCAGTGTCAACAACGGCAACTGGCAGTGGGCGGCATCGACGGGTTGCGATGCGCAACCGTATTTCAGGATTTTCAATCCATGGTTGCAGCAAAAAAAATTCGATGCCGATTGTTTCTACATCAAGCAATGGATACCGGAACTAAGGCCTTATTCCGCGGCGGTGATTCATAATTGGCACAAGCAGCCCCTGGCGTGCGATTATCCTGCGCCCATGGTCGAGCATGGTTTGCGTAGCCAGCAAACCAAGGCATTATTTCAGCAGGCAACGGCAACCTAA
- a CDS encoding TIGR01777 family oxidoreductase: MAKQSILITGGTGFLGSALTQVLLHKGYAVTVLSRSREKVARVFGSQVSAVTRIEDLPDAGHFKALINLAGAGIFDRRWSESRKQELRESRIKLTTQLVDWIGASAQAPDVFISGSAIGVYGDQGERILTEQSPPNADFAQQLCADWEAAALKAEVFGARVCLIRTGLVLGQGGGILQRMLLPFRFGLGGRMGDGRQWMSWIHLKDWLAIVQAMIDNVDMRGPYNATAPNPVTNRDFSISLASVLRRPMLLPLPAAMLRALLGEMAALVLGSQRVVPERLQARNFQFQFTDLGVALSDILNRNRP, from the coding sequence ATGGCAAAGCAATCCATTTTGATTACAGGCGGTACCGGCTTTCTAGGTAGTGCCTTGACGCAGGTTTTATTGCATAAAGGATATGCGGTGACCGTGCTGAGCCGTAGCCGGGAAAAAGTGGCGCGTGTCTTTGGTAGCCAAGTGAGTGCCGTCACCCGTATTGAGGATTTGCCCGACGCCGGTCATTTCAAGGCGTTGATCAATCTGGCTGGCGCCGGCATTTTCGACAGGCGTTGGAGTGAGAGCCGCAAACAGGAATTGCGAGAGAGTCGCATCAAACTCACGACGCAACTCGTGGACTGGATTGGTGCTTCAGCCCAAGCCCCGGATGTGTTCATCAGCGGTTCGGCGATCGGCGTTTACGGCGATCAAGGCGAGCGGATTTTGACCGAGCAAAGTCCGCCCAACGCGGATTTCGCCCAACAGCTATGCGCGGATTGGGAGGCCGCCGCGCTAAAGGCTGAAGTTTTTGGCGCGCGTGTTTGCCTGATACGAACAGGCCTGGTCTTGGGGCAGGGCGGCGGCATATTGCAGCGCATGCTGCTGCCGTTTCGCTTTGGCTTGGGCGGGCGCATGGGCGATGGCCGGCAATGGATGTCCTGGATACATCTAAAAGACTGGCTGGCCATCGTGCAAGCGATGATCGATAACGTAGATATGCGCGGGCCTTACAATGCCACCGCGCCAAATCCCGTGACCAATCGGGATTTCAGTATCAGTTTAGCCTCTGTTCTGCGGCGCCCGATGTTGTTGCCTCTACCGGCGGCAATGCTCAGAGCCTTGTTGGGTGAAATGGCGGCTTTGGTGTTGGGGAGTCAGCGGGTGGTGCCCGAGCGCTTGCAGGCGCGAAACTTTCAATTTCAATTTACCGACCTCGGCGTGGCCTTGAGCGACATTTTGAATCGAAACCGACCCTAA
- a CDS encoding protein-methionine-sulfoxide reductase heme-binding subunit MsrQ yields MLIRIDNPWIVASIACLLPLFWLLFQVVNNQLGANPIEAIHIRTGDWALRFLCITLAITPIQTVTKWRGMTDYRQMFGLYAFFYATLHVLGYVFVDHGGVWAAIVNDIVQSPYVWFGVVAYIIVLLLAITSPTYAKKRLGKNWKKLHRFIYYAAAAAIIHYFWQLKGNLFQPLFYLTIIAFLLGFRVAVWFKNRQLHKLMIPRGRKSAVNDR; encoded by the coding sequence ATGTTGATTCGAATCGACAATCCCTGGATAGTCGCCTCCATTGCGTGTCTGTTGCCGCTGTTTTGGTTGTTGTTTCAAGTCGTCAACAACCAACTTGGCGCCAATCCCATAGAAGCGATACATATTCGAACCGGCGATTGGGCGCTGCGTTTTTTATGCATCACGCTGGCCATCACGCCGATTCAAACCGTCACCAAATGGCGCGGCATGACAGATTACCGGCAGATGTTCGGGCTGTACGCCTTTTTTTATGCCACTTTGCATGTGCTGGGTTATGTGTTCGTCGATCATGGCGGCGTCTGGGCGGCGATAGTCAATGACATCGTGCAAAGCCCCTATGTCTGGTTCGGGGTGGTGGCTTATATCATCGTGTTGTTGCTGGCCATCACTTCGCCGACTTACGCGAAAAAAAGGCTAGGCAAAAACTGGAAGAAACTGCATCGATTCATCTATTACGCCGCCGCCGCCGCGATCATTCATTATTTTTGGCAACTCAAGGGCAATCTGTTCCAGCCCTTGTTTTACCTCACTATCATCGCTTTTCTACTGGGTTTCCGGGTCGCGGTATGGTTCAAGAATCGGCAGTTGCATAAATTGATGATTCCAAGGGGGCGAAAAAGCGCCGTGAATGATCGTTAA
- the msrP gene encoding protein-methionine-sulfoxide reductase catalytic subunit MsrP — MIIKTQKTIPASEITDPLVFQQRRKIIKAMAASLLLPSVGSAVLAANAQQRWPSLKKSELSGDLGPVTPDNVVKNYTNYYEFSFNKEDATELAQQLNTDNWDVEISGEVEQPGKYHLEDILKQQTLQEYIYRFRCVEAWSMVVPWVGFPLADLLKSVKPLSNAKYVKFTTLYQPETMPKQRIKAMLDWPYVEALRIDEAMHPLTILAVGMYGEVMPKQNGAPLRLVVPWKYGFKSIKAIVKIELLKRAPMTSWNAFAPSEYGFYANVNPSVPHPRWSQASERQLGSGFFTPRRQTELFNGYGEQVASLYSDMDLRHFF; from the coding sequence ATGATCATAAAAACGCAAAAAACAATTCCGGCTAGTGAAATTACCGACCCATTGGTTTTTCAGCAGCGGCGCAAAATCATCAAGGCCATGGCGGCATCGCTGCTATTGCCTTCGGTGGGTTCAGCGGTTCTAGCGGCAAATGCCCAGCAGCGCTGGCCGTCCTTGAAAAAGAGTGAGCTTAGCGGCGACTTAGGCCCTGTCACGCCGGACAACGTCGTTAAAAATTACACGAATTACTATGAATTTTCCTTTAACAAGGAAGATGCCACCGAATTGGCGCAGCAGCTTAATACGGATAATTGGGACGTCGAAATTTCCGGCGAGGTTGAACAGCCCGGAAAATATCATCTGGAAGACATTCTCAAGCAGCAGACGCTACAAGAATACATTTATCGTTTCCGCTGTGTGGAAGCCTGGTCCATGGTGGTTCCCTGGGTCGGTTTTCCGCTGGCCGACCTGCTCAAATCGGTAAAGCCTCTGTCCAATGCGAAATACGTCAAATTCACCACGTTGTATCAGCCCGAGACCATGCCGAAACAGCGGATCAAGGCGATGCTGGACTGGCCGTATGTCGAGGCCTTGCGCATCGACGAGGCCATGCATCCTCTGACGATATTGGCCGTCGGCATGTACGGCGAAGTTATGCCCAAACAAAATGGCGCGCCATTGCGTTTGGTCGTGCCCTGGAAATATGGTTTTAAAAGTATCAAGGCGATCGTCAAAATCGAATTGTTGAAACGGGCGCCGATGACCAGCTGGAATGCATTTGCGCCCAGTGAATACGGTTTTTATGCCAACGTCAATCCATCGGTGCCGCACCCGCGCTGGAGTCAAGCCAGCGAGCGGCAATTGGGCAGCGGTTTTTTTACGCCGCGCCGGCAGACGGAATTGTTCAACGGTTACGGCGAGCAGGTCGCTTCGTTGTACAGCGACATGGATCTGAGGCATTTTTTCTGA
- a CDS encoding sterol desaturase family protein — protein sequence MGTNEASSHSGMLFNQTFFGLAIFAFILLLVIEKYKPYRNFPPKIYKESVVTNTTAFLINNIILAILRASSLFLVAQQFSYLGLLSGLENGPLKWILAFAFFDFAIYAWHVAGHKYEWLWRFHKVHHSDKSFNVSTGFRFHVFDLLLEIVYKCIFVVVIGVDAYLVLSIEIIELFFIFFHHANIRVPHEETISKYIITPYLHRTHHSTLRIEHDSNYGIVLAFWDRIFGTRKELVPANIGLDLIEAENFIQLFSLAFITERKIRQLLGLIPKGKKKP from the coding sequence ATGGGGACGAACGAAGCGAGTAGTCACAGTGGCATGCTGTTCAACCAGACCTTTTTTGGTCTGGCTATTTTTGCGTTCATTCTGTTGCTGGTCATCGAGAAATACAAACCTTATCGAAATTTCCCTCCAAAAATCTACAAGGAATCCGTCGTTACCAATACAACGGCTTTTCTCATCAACAACATCATTTTGGCGATACTCCGGGCCTCCTCGCTATTTTTGGTCGCGCAGCAGTTTTCTTATCTCGGGCTATTGAGCGGTTTGGAAAATGGCCCGCTGAAATGGATACTGGCTTTCGCGTTTTTTGATTTTGCCATTTATGCCTGGCATGTCGCCGGCCATAAATACGAATGGTTGTGGCGTTTTCACAAGGTTCATCATAGCGATAAAAGCTTCAATGTATCGACGGGTTTCCGCTTTCACGTCTTCGATTTGCTATTGGAAATCGTCTATAAATGTATTTTCGTCGTCGTGATAGGCGTGGATGCTTATCTGGTATTGTCAATCGAAATCATAGAATTATTTTTCATATTCTTTCACCATGCCAATATCCGCGTGCCGCATGAAGAAACGATTTCGAAATATATCATTACACCTTATTTGCACCGCACCCATCATTCAACCCTGAGAATAGAGCACGACAGTAATTATGGGATTGTACTGGCGTTTTGGGATCGTATTTTCGGCACGCGGAAAGAATTGGTTCCGGCAAATATAGGCCTGGATTTGATCGAAGCGGAAAACTTTATTCAGTTATTTTCATTGGCATTCATTACCGAACGCAAGATCAGACAGTTACTGGGTTTGATTCCTAAAGGCAAGAAAAAACCTTGA
- a CDS encoding PAS domain-containing protein, with protein MAFIVEKDSGIIPQVLSAILDECVNGVTLADPDLDDAPIIYANKAFERLTGYSQEDIIGHNCRFLQGDDRDQPARFQIAEAMKNHEAVEVTLRNYKKDGTLFHNHLKIIPLFDKKQRVIYYLGVQYDITNQVNADNEIKTLTELLNASPK; from the coding sequence ATGGCTTTTATTGTCGAAAAAGATTCTGGAATCATTCCGCAAGTGTTGTCCGCTATCCTGGACGAATGCGTCAACGGCGTAACCTTGGCCGATCCGGATTTGGACGATGCACCGATTATTTATGCCAATAAAGCGTTCGAACGTCTGACAGGCTATTCTCAAGAAGATATCATTGGGCATAATTGCCGCTTTCTGCAAGGTGACGATAGGGATCAGCCCGCCCGCTTTCAAATCGCCGAAGCAATGAAGAATCACGAAGCGGTTGAAGTGACATTAAGAAATTACAAAAAAGACGGTACCTTATTTCATAATCATCTGAAAATCATACCTTTGTTTGATAAAAAACAGCGCGTTATCTATTATTTGGGCGTTCAATACGATATTACCAACCAAGTCAATGCGGATAATGAAATCAAAACGCTGACCGAGCTGCTGAATGCCAGCCCAAAATAA
- a CDS encoding SRPBCC family protein, which yields MQIKLPFDTNKPVSGEARVEIDKPIAEVFSFVGEHFFENYPKWAEEIVEFEPLDGGDVFVGAKAKQVRKDNNTEIESVFEIADYQPEQKLVLRGVTQPYRQSYLLEAAEHKKPTSLTFRFELLELEVFMRPFEKLIRYAIEDGAENTVENIKNLIAAECN from the coding sequence ATGCAGATTAAGTTACCTTTTGATACAAACAAGCCCGTCTCGGGCGAGGCCCGTGTAGAAATCGATAAGCCGATAGCAGAAGTCTTTTCATTCGTAGGCGAACACTTCTTTGAAAACTACCCGAAATGGGCGGAAGAAATCGTCGAATTTGAACCGCTGGATGGTGGGGATGTATTCGTCGGCGCGAAGGCAAAACAAGTACGCAAGGACAATAATACCGAAATAGAATCGGTGTTCGAGATTGCCGATTATCAGCCCGAGCAAAAATTGGTTTTGAGGGGAGTTACTCAACCCTACAGACAAAGTTACTTGCTGGAAGCCGCCGAGCATAAAAAACCCACCTCTCTAACGTTCCGTTTTGAATTACTGGAGCTGGAAGTATTCATGCGTCCATTCGAAAAGCTGATTCGCTATGCGATCGAAGATGGCGCGGAAAATACGGTCGAAAATATAAAAAACTTAATTGCCGCAGAATGCAATTAA